The following proteins come from a genomic window of Blattabacterium cuenoti:
- the accB gene encoding acetyl-CoA carboxylase biotin carboxyl carrier protein, whose product MDLKKIKSLIQFISDSNIDEIRIKIGNTEIYIKNRALIKKEPYSWNPDFSTTKKSSLSSSSTSFDFPDRFYKTEKENKNQYITITSPMIGTFYRRPHPDQKPFVKVGDQIKIGTKVCVIEAMKLFNDIESEVNGKLIKILVEDASPVDYDQPLFILDPNY is encoded by the coding sequence ATGGATTTAAAAAAAATAAAATCCCTGATTCAATTTATTTCTGATTCAAATATTGATGAAATAAGGATAAAAATAGGAAATACTGAGATTTACATAAAAAATAGAGCATTGATAAAAAAAGAACCATATTCATGGAATCCTGATTTTTCTACTACTAAAAAGTCTTCATTATCATCTTCTTCTACTTCTTTTGATTTTCCTGATAGATTTTATAAAACAGAAAAAGAAAACAAGAATCAATATATCACCATAACATCTCCTATGATAGGTACATTTTATAGGAGACCTCATCCGGATCAAAAACCTTTTGTAAAAGTAGGAGATCAAATAAAAATAGGAACGAAAGTTTGTGTGATAGAAGCGATGAAATTATTTAATGATATTGAATCTGAAGTAAATGGAAAATTGATTAAAATTTTAGTGGAAGATGCTTCTCCTGTAGATTATGACCAGCCTTTATTTATTTTAGATCCTAACTATTAA
- the rpmF gene encoding 50S ribosomal protein L32 — MAHPKRRQSKSRKNKRRSHLKIKKPLLAKCALTNQKHLYHHAYWYENKLYYRGKIVLYRRGKNEKKFS; from the coding sequence ATGGCGCATCCTAAAAGAAGACAATCTAAATCTAGAAAAAATAAGAGAAGAAGTCATTTGAAAATCAAAAAACCTTTATTAGCAAAATGTGCTTTAACAAATCAAAAACATTTATATCATCATGCATATTGGTATGAAAATAAACTTTATTATAGAGGAAAGATTGTTCTATATCGTCGTGGTAAGAATGAAAAAAAATTCTCATAA